A stretch of DNA from Spirosoma endbachense:
TTTTATAAAGGGCAAATTATCATTGAGAATTACGCTAAAACAGCTTAATTATCATTCAATTATAAAGAGTATTTCGCCGACGTCTTCCCGAAGATGAACGTGAAATACTTTTTTATTGCCCGCTACCTCCCTATTTTTACGCATATTTTTATTGCAAACCAGCTTATCTGGGAGGTATTGAACAAACGGAGTCAATGAAAATTGCAGTGGACGCAATGGGTGGCGATTTTGCCCCCGAAGCTATTGTAGAAGGAGTTGTAATGGCCGCTGCTGAACTGCCGGAGAACGTAGCTATTGTGCTGATAGGCAAGCAGTCACTTGTGCAGGAATTAATTCAGAAATACGGTGCGGAAGCCGTTACCAATATCGAATTGGTCAACGCCGACGACGTCATTGAAATGAGTGAGCACCCAACCAAAGCGCTCTCGCAGAAACCCAATTCCAGCATCGGAGTTGGGTTTAAGCTTTTGAAAGATGGTCAGGTCAATGCTTTTTGCAGTGCCGGAAACACAGGGGCCATGCACGTAGGCGCACTATTTAGCATTAAAGCAATTGAAGGCATTTTACGACCGTGTATCGCCGGTTTTGTCCCACAAATTACGGGCGGTCATGCCGTTATGCTCGATATTGGGGCCAATGCTGACTGTAAACCTGAAATGCTGGCCCAGTTTGGCGAAATTGGATCGATCTATGCCCAGTACACGTTTGGTATTGAACGGCCACGTGTCGCTCTGATGAACATCGGCACCGAAGAGCAAAAGGGGTCACTTGTGGCACAGGCAGCCCACCAACTCCTGAAAGATAGCCGTAAAATTAATTTTGTAGGCAACATCGAGGGCGGAGATTTCTTCGCCGGACAGGCCGATGTCATTGTCACTGACGGCTTTACGGGCAATACGATGTTTAAGCTGGGTGAGTCGTTCTACACAATGGCAACCCAACGGGGCATCAGTGATGATTTTTTAGACAAAACCAATTACGAGTCTGTAGGCGGCAGTCCGATTCTGGGCGTCAATGGCAACGTAATTATTGCCCACGGGATCTCGTCCCCGTTGGCCATTAAAAACATGATTAGTCTGGCCATCCGACAGGTTGAATCAGACGCTTACACTAAAATTGCACAAGCCCTCAGTTAGTTTAAAGTTTACAGTCTATAGTTTTCAGTTGATACACCAGAAACTAAACTGACAATTATAAACTTTAAATTATAAACTTTTTTGTACCACCTACTTATGAGTAAAGCTGCCATAACAGGAGTCCACGGCTATGTCCCCGACTACGTGCTGACCAATGCCGAATTGGAGCGCATGGTAGATACAAACGATGAATGGATAACCAGCCGAACGGGTATCAAAGAACGCCATATCCTGAAAGGAGAAGGTATGGGTTCATCGCATATGGGAGCCAAAGCAGTAGCTGGTCTACTTGAGAAAACAAATACCAGACCTGAAGACATTGATCTGCTTATCTGTGCAACAACTACCCCCGACTACGTATTTCCCGGCACGGCGAACCTGATCTGCGATATGGTGGGAATCCGGAATATCGGTAGTTTCGATATTCAGGCCGCCTGTTCAGGGTTTCTGTACGCATTAACCATCGGATCACAGTTTATCGAGACCGGTAAATACCGGAAAATAGTCATTGTTGGCGCAGATAAAATGTCGGCCATCATCGATTATACTGACCGGGCAACCTGTGTTTTGTTTGGCGATGGAGCTGGTGCCGTATTGCTTGAACCGAACGAAGACGGCTTTGGCGTGATTGATTCGATCATCAAATCAGATGGCGTCGGGCAAAATCATCTGTATCAGAAAGCTGGCGGTAGCCGCTATCCGCCCACGCACGAAACCGTCGAAAAACGCTGGCATTACGTCTATCAGGACGGCCCGGCTGTGTTTAAATTCGCCGTCAAGAATATGGCCGATGTGTCGGCTGAAATCATGGAACGAAATCACCTGGCGGGCAGCGACGTTGCCTGGCTGGTGCCACACCAGGCCAATAAACGAATTATTGACGCTACCGCTCACCGAATGGGAATAGAGTCGGACAAGGTCATGATGAATATCCATAAGTACGGAAACACCACCGCAGCTACGATTCCTCTTTGCTTATTTGATTACGAATCACAGCTAAAGAAAGGAGATAATCTGGTATTAGCTGCTTTTGGTGGTGGCTTCACATGGGGAGCTGCCTATGTTAAATGGGCCTATTAAAATAAGTTTACACTTTTTTGTTTATAGCTGACAGTATTCTACTGGAACTAAAGACTAAAAATTGTAAACTATACATTGAAAACTGTAAACTAGTAAGAATGGCAACGACCGCAGACATCCGCAATGGACTAGTCTTAAACTTCAACAACGATCTCTTTCAGATTACCGAATTTCAACACGTGAAACCCGGTAAAGGCGCAGCTTTCGTGCGTACAAAGTTAAAAAGCCTAACTACAGGCCGGGTAATCGATAATACATTCAACTCGGGTGTAACGATCTATCCTGTTCGGGTTGAACGCCGGAAATTCCAATACCTTTACAAGGACGAAGCCGGCTATAACTTTATGGATCAGGAGTCGTTTGATCAGATTAATATCGATGAAAAGCTCATTGATGGAGCCGATCTGATGAAAGAAGGCCAGGAAGTTGAAATTTTGATCAATGCCGAAACGGAAGTCCCTCTTTCGTGTGAACTGCCTCCGTTCGTTGAACTGGAAGTGACCTATGCAGAACCCGGCATTAAAGGTGACACGGCCAACAGCCCTAAAAAACGGGTTGAGGTAGAATCGGGAGCTAAAATCATGGTCCCGCTCTTCATTGAGTCTGGTGAAAAAATTAAGGTCGATACCCGCACACGGGATTACGTAGAACGCGTGAAATAAGTTTTTGACTTATGAATGATGAATGTAAACGATTCGCTATGGCAATTGTCAGTTCTTAATCATTCATAATTCATCATTCAAAAGCTATGAGCACAAAAGACATTCAGCAACTTATCGACTTCATCTCCCAATCTGGCCTGGATGAGGTAAATATCGAAACGACTGATCTTAAAATCAGCGTAAAACGGTACGGTTCGGGCGCACCCACCGTCCCGGCTTCAGCTCCAGCTGCGTTTGCACCTGTAGCACCACAACCACAGACCACCGCGCCATCGGCAGTTGCCACCCCAACGGTTGCAGCAGCGCCCAAAGCTGAAACGTCAAACTACATAACCATTAAATCGCCGATGATCGGAACGTTCTACCGTTCATCAAATCCTGAAACGCCTTCATTTGTTGAAGTCGGTGATAGCGTAACTGAAGGTAAAGTAGTCTGCATCATTGAAGCCATGAAGCTGTTCAACGAAATCGAGTCGGAGGTATCTGGCCGCATCGTAAAAGTTCTCGTTGAGAATGCGACCCCGGTCGAATACGATCAGCCCCTGTTTTTGGTAGAACCCATTTAATTAGTGATTGAATGATTGAATGATTGAGTGATTGAATAGCTGGCGCCAGGTTATTTATTCAATCACTCAATCATTCAATCACTCAATCATTCAATTTTTATGTTCAAGAAAATATTAATCGCCAACCGAGGTGAGATCGCATTGCGAATCATTCGGACCTGCCGCGAAATGGGCATTAAAACGGTAGCTGTTTTTTCGACAGCCGACCGCGACAGCCTGCACGTACGCTTCGCCGATGAGGCTGTTTGCATTGGCCCACCGGTTAGCAAACTATCTTATTTGAGTATACCCAGCATTATTTCGGCGGCTGAAGTGACTGGAGCCGATGCCATCCACCCTGGTTACGGGTTCCTATCCGAAAACGCTGAATTTTCGCAAATCTGCGCCGATTACGGCATTAAGTTTATTGGGGCAACTGCCGAGCAAATCAACGGTATGGGCGATAAGGCAACCGCCAAAGCGACCATGAGAGCAGCCGGTGTTCCGGTTATTCCCGGTTCGGAGGGATTGTTGGAATCCATCGATCAAGGCAAGAAGCTTTCGGCCGAAATGGGCTACCCAGTCATTGTAAAAGCAACGGCTGGTGGCGGAGGCCGGGGAATGCGGATTATTCGCTCGGAAAGCGAGTTTGAAAAAGCCTGGAATGATGCCCGTACCGAAGCAGGTGCCGCTTTCGGTAACGATGGCCTTTATCTGGAAAAATTCGTCGAAGAACCACGGCATATTGAAATTCAGATTGTAGGCGATCAGTTTGGTAAAGTCTGTCACCTTTCAGAACGTGACTGTTCGATTCAGCGTCGTCATCAGAAGCTAGTAGAAGAAACTCCTTCGCCAATCGTTTCGCAGGAACTTCGGGAGCAAATGGGAGCAGCCGCCATTAAAGGTGCTCAGGCCATTGGCTACGAAGGCGCGGGAACGGTTGAGTTTCTGGTCGATAAGCATGGGAAGTTCTATTTCATGGAAATGAACACCCGAATTCAGGTTGAACATCCGATTACGGAAGAAGTAACGGACTTCGATTTGATTAAAGAGCAGATCAAGGTAGCTGCCGGGGTCGAAATTTCAGGGCGGAACTACACTCCGAAACTCTACGCGATGGAGTGCCGGATCAACGCTGAAGACCCAGCGAATGGCTTTCGGCCATCGCCGGGTAAAATTACCGTGTTGCACATGCCGGGTGGTCACGGTGTTCGCGTAGACAGTCACGTGTATACGGGCTACACCATCCCACCTAACTACGACTCAATGATTGCGAAACTGATCGTATCAGGACAGTCGCGCGAGGAGGTCATTACGCGGATGAAGCGGGCTTTGCAGGAATTTGTGATCGAAGGAATCAAAACCACGATTCCATTCCATATCAAACTCATGGACGACCCTAAATTCAAATCGGGTCAGTTCACTACGGCGTTTCTGGAAACGTTCGATTTCAGTACATTGTAGTAATTATACGCAGGCGAAAACGGCTGTATCTGGTAAAAAAAACGGGTGTCTTGCTTTGTATACAAGACACCCGTTTTTTTTACTATTCCTACCCCGCATGAATCACCTTGCTACTGCAGATTACATTGTTTTCTTCATTTACTTAGTCGTTGTTGTTGGCTATGGCTACTGGGTCTATCACCGCCGACGGCGCGACGAGGTCAACACAAACGATTTTTTTCTGGCCGAGGGTTCTCTAACGTGGTGGGCAATTGGGGCGTCGCTGATAGCCTCTAACATTTCGGCTGAGCACTTCATTGGAATGGCTGGTTCAGGCTTTGCGATGGGTCTGGCGATTTCGTCGTACGAATGGATTGCAGCAGCCACTCTGGTGATTGTGGCCGTCTATTTCATACCGATCTACCTTCGGAACCACATTTACACCATGCCGCAGTTTCTGGCGCAACGGTATAGTGATACCGTCAGCACCATTCTGGCCATATTCTGGCTTGTGGTTTATGTTCTGGTCAATCTTACGTCTATTCTCTATTTAGGTGCCATCGCGATTGAATCATTAGCTGGAATTTCATTCACGACATGCACCTTTGGCCTGGCTATATTTGCCATTTTCATAACCCTGGGCGGCATGAAAGTGATTGGTTATACCGATGTAATTCAAGTCGTTGTGCTCATTATAGGTGGCTTAGTCGTAACCTATCTGGCCTTACAATTGGTAGCGCAGGAAACCTCCGGCACACAGAGCGTCTGGACTGGCTTAATGGCGTTACGCCAAAAAGCAGACGGTCATTTTCACATGTTTTTTGCGAAAGGTCATCCATATTATGATGTTTTACCGGGTATGGCGCTGGTAACTGGTGGCATGTGGATCAATAACCTGTCGTACTGGGGCTGTAATCAATATATTGTTCAACGAGCGTTAGGCGCCGATCTGAAGACGGCCCGGAGCGGCATCTTGTTCGCTGCGTTTCTGAAACTGATGATCCCGCTGATCGTCGTTATTCCCGGTATCGCAGCCTATGTTCTCTACCAGAGTGGCCCATTCCGGGCGGCAATGACCGATGCATCGGGTGTGGTAAAACCCGATCATGCTTATCCTGTCTTGATGAACTTACTTCCGGTAGGTATGAAAGGGCTGGCCTTTGCTGCCCTGACTGCAGCTGTTGTGGCCTCTCTTGCGGGTAAATGCAACTCCATATCGACCATTTTTACGCTGGATATTTACAAGAAATTTTTCGATAAAAATGCATCCGAGCAGAAGCTGGTAAATGTTGGTCGATGGGCCGTTGTTGTGGCCTTCGTCATTGCCATTGCCCTGGCCCCTATGCTGCGGTCGCTCGATCAGGTATATCAATACATTCAGGAATATACGAATTTCATTACGCCGGGTGTATTTGCCATTTTCCTGTTGGGATTTTTCTGGAAACGGGCCACGAACCGAGCCGCGCTAACCGTGGCAATTCTCACCATTCCCTTATCGACACTGCTTAAATTCTGGCCGGAAGTGACAGACATGTTCGGAGCACCAGCCGACTCAATTCCTTTTCTACACCGCACAACCTGGGTATTTTGTATCGACGTAGCCCTGATGGTAGTCGTATCCCTCACCGATTCTATCCAGGTTAAAGGATTGATTGTCGATCGAAAGATGTTCCGGGTATCACCCTCGTTTGTTGTAGGTTCTATTGGAATTTTCAGTATTTTGGCTGTACTGTACGCCGTTTTCTGGTAAACCAACACGAATGGTAAAACTTCTGATGACAACCTTGCTGCTGGCATCAACTTCAGTTTACGCACAACTGCGCGAACGGCTTGATTCGCTCATGCAGGCGACGACACAGGCTGCTCAACCGGGTACGGCTTTGTTGGTTGTTATCGGAGGGAAAGAGGTATATCGAAACGGTTATGGTCTGGCGAATGTCGAAACGAAATCGGCCATAACACCGACAACGAACTTTCGGATGGCATCGGTCTCGAAGCAGTTTACAGCTATGGGCATTCTGTTGCTGGAGAAAGCGAAAAAGCTGTCACTGGACGATCCAATAGCCCGATTTTTCCCCGAATTCAATGGTGATGTCAGCCGAAAGGTTCGAATTCGGAATCTGCTCACTCATTCGTCGGGGATACTGGATTATGAAATGGTGATGAATCCAAACCAGAAGCAACAACTCCTGGATGCCGATGTACTTACACTACTGAAAGATCGTGATTCATTGTATTTTGAACCGGGTAGTCAGTTCCGATATAGCAATTCGGCCTACTGCCTGCTGGCCCTGATCATTGAGCGCGTATCAGGCCAGCCTTATCCATCGTTTATTCAGCAGCATATTTTCCAGCCTTTAAAGATGGAGCAATCCGTTGTGTATGAGGCCGGGAAACCGATTCCTAACCGGGCCATGGGTTACGCCCGCAACAAGACCGGCACATTTGTATTCTCCGACCAAAGTGTAACCAGTGCGACCAAAGGCGACGGTGGAGTCTATACGTCCCTAAACGATTATCAAAAGTGGTCCGATGCATTAAGGAATAATACATTGCTTGATCTGCCTGCCGTATTGGCTCGGACAGGACAAGCCATTCGCTCAACATCGGGAAGTTATTACGGTGCAGGGTGGTTCTATCGTCAGCCAGACAATCCGATTCTGTTTCATTCTGGCAGCACCTGTGGATTTAACAACTTTGTGGTTGCGATACCCGAAAAACAGTTTTTGATCGTTTATTTTTCGAACAGAGCCAATAATAAATCGAATGCGACAGCTTTGCTTCAACTGATGGCCAGCGCTGGCCCCAGGGAAGTAGCCGACATGCTGGCTTTAGACGATCTGACCCAATAATAACTTGTTCGTTAACATTGCACCTATCTTACTGGTTAACAGCAATAAATTTGTAAATTTACCGTCAAAATTTTCATTTGGCCATGATTAGCGAAACCGCCCCCCTTACTAGCCTCGATCAGTGGGAAGACGATCTACTGAGTCGCTACCCCGAACCGGAGCATAAATCAAAAGAAGACTACCGGAACTATGACTCACCTGAGCGCGACACGGTTCGGGAGTTTTACCGGCTTAACCATACCTATCAAACGTACGACTTCGTCCTGGAGAAAGAGTGGGAGTTCCTGAAATTTGACAAGAAGGAATTACCAGTTTGGGGAGCGATGGAGTTTCTGAACACACTTGTCGACGATTCTGATCCAGACACTGACCTTGACCAGCTTCAGCACCTGCTGCAAACCGCTGAGGCTATCCGGGCTGATGGTCACCCCGATTGGTTTGTGCTGACGGGTTTCCTGCACGATATGGGCAAAGTATTATGTCTGTTTGGCGAATCACAGTGGGCCGTTGTTGGCGACACATTCCCGGTTGGGTGCCAGCATTCAGATAAGATCGTTTATCCAGAGTTTTTCGTCAATAATCCAGACAGTCGCGACGAGCGGTATAACACGAAATATGGTGTTTATGAACCCAACTGTGGTTTGCGCAACGTGCATATGTCGTGGGGTCATGATGAGTACCTGTACCAAATCATGAAGGATTATATGCCCGAGCCCGCTCTGTATATGATGCGTTATCACTCGTTCTATTCGCAACACCGCGAAGAAGCCTACAATCACCTGATGGATGAGCATGATCACGAGATGTTCAAATGGGTGCGGAAGTTCAATCCGTACGACTTATACTCAAAAAGTCCTAAACCACCGGTAGTGAGTGAATTGAAGCCTTATTATGAGGACTTAATCGCCAAGTATTTACCAGCATCATTGCGGTTGTAAGGATAAATAAGTAAGCTTGCTCAGGAAAATAGTACCCACCGAAAATAAATCCGGACTATGTATCTTGAAGAACGTATTGAGCAAGTTGAACGACAGAATGAAACAACGGCCCGTGCCGTCGCCGACCTTACGGTCGACGTTCGGACTATTCGTCATGACCAAACTGTAGGATTTAAACAGGTCAACGCCCGACTCGACAAAGTAGAGCTAAGGCTTGACAAGCTGGAGACTCGCCTTGAGAGAGTAGAGAATGACATAATTATACTCAAGCAGGACGTTGCTGAGTTAAAGCAGGATGTTGCTGAGTTAAAGCGGGATGTTACTGAGTTGAAGCAGGATGTCGCTGAGTTAAAGCGGGACGTTGCTGAACTCAAACAGGACATGGGTACCATGAAGCAAACCCTACAACTCGTTTTAGCATACCTGCACGAGAAATTGCCCTAAAATAAATAGTAGACGACCATAATCTGTGGCCAGGAGTCATCAAGGCACAAAGTACACAAAGAATCTTTGTGTACTTTGTGCCTTGATGTTTTAACCGTTACTGATGTTACTCTTCCTCATTTCACTTTATCTACTTTCCAATGTAGCCGTCGGAGCATGGGCAGCCCGGCGGGTAACAACGTCGCAGGATTTTGTATTGGCTGGCCGACGGCTGCCGTTATTGCTGGCGGCTTCGGTAACTTTTGCAACCTGGTTTGGTTCCGAAACCATCATGGGTGCCCCAGCCATGTTTGTCGAAGGTGGTTTCCTGGCCGTCATTGAAGAACCTTTTGGCTCCGCCCTATGCCTATTTTTAGTCGGTGCTTTTTTTGCCAGACCGCTCTATCGGCTCAATATCACCACCTTCTGCGATTACTTCCGAATCCGATTTGGGCGATCAGCGGAGTTGCTGTCGGCCGTTATGGTTATTCCATCCTATTTCAGTTGGATTTCTGCCCAACTTGTGGCGATCGGCATCGTTCTAAGTGTTGTAACAGATATTCCGCGCGAGTATTGCATCATTGCCAGCGCAACCATTGTCATGATTTACACACTTCTGGGCGGTATGTGGTCCATATCCGTCACTGATTTTTTCCATAACCTCATCATTATTCTGGCCTTGGCAGTGCTTGGCTTTATGCTGTGGAATGATATTGGTGGGTGGGAAACAATCCAAAAACGAACTCCTGCTGGCTTTTTCCGTTTTTTGCCCCAATCGACCGGCAAAGACTGGCTGGCTTACATTGCTGCCTGGATAACGATTGGGTTAGGATCGATCCCCCAACAAGATGTTTTTCAGCGCGTTATGGCCGCTAAAACTGAGAATACATCGGTTAAAGCTTCTTATCTGGCATCGGCAATGTATCTGACAATAGCGATGTTGCCCTTGTTTATTGCACTAAGCGCTAAACTTCTTCATCCCGATTTGCCTAAAGATAACCAGCTTATCATTCCAAATATGGTCATGAGGCATGGAGGTTTACCCTTACAGGTGCTGTTTTTTGGGGCGGTTACATCCGCAATTCTGAGTGTTTCCAGTGGGGCCATTCTCGCTCCTTCAACTGTATTTGGCGAAAACGTTGCTAAATTTTTCTGGCCTAATCTGAGCGATCAGGCACTCCTTAAAATCATTCGATGGACGGTAGTCATTATCACGGTTATCTGCGTTCTGATGAGTACTACACGCGACACAAATATCTTTGATCTCGTTGGCGAATCATCAGCATTTAGCCTGGTATCCTTATTTGTTCCGCTCGCAGCCGGAATCTACTGGAAACGCGCGAACCTAACTGGCTGTCTGGCTTCGATGGTGGTTGGCTTCAGCGTATGGTTGCTTTGTTTATGGATAGGAACTGATTACTCGCCAATGCTCTGGGGACTACTGGCCAGTACGATTGGCATGGTTACGGGCAGCCTGCTTAGCCCAGGTAAACACCAGTAGTCTACTGTATTTGAGCAGTAACCGCATCAAATGCCTACTGAGTCAGGCTTATAGCTGTCAAATAATCATACGGTCAGGGCACCTATTCAATCAGGAATGGATTTATCTAGTATCACAGCCAATGATTCGCTCTGGTAACCGCAGAGCTGATTTCCCATTCCAGTAAGCCGTTTATGTTGAGAATAGCTATCCTTAGTGATGTTCACGCTAATTTACCCGCTTTAAAAGCAGTATTGAAAGACATCGATGATCGGAAAGTAGATCAGGTATTTTGCCTCGGCGACCTGGTTGATTTTGCCCCCTGGCCTAACGAAGTAATAGAATTGATCAGGCAGTATCGCATTCCAACCCTGATGGGTAATCACGATGAACGAATTGCCTTCGATCACCCGGTAGTTTCACTGGCAAAGCATAATTTGGCCGAAACGGAAGCCCGAGTAAAAGCAATTGATTATACCCGCCGGGCCATTAGACAGGAGAATAAAGATTTTCTGGCTAGCCTTCCCCGACAGATTCAATTGTCCTTTTCATTTGCAGACCTGGCGATCAATGTCCTTCTGGTTCACGCCAGTACGCGATCAATTGATGAATATATCTATGAAACCCATGATCAGGCCGATCTGGAAGCTATGATGAATGAGAAAAAGGCAGATGTACTGCTGATGGGCCATACGCATCAATCATACATACGCGTTCTGCCGGTTTCGTCCGATAAACGCCCAGCGAAGGTGGCCATAAATTGTGGGTCCGTGGGTCGTTCAAAAGAGGCAAATCCTTTCGCAACCTATCTCATTATGACCGTTTCGGGCGAACATCTGGCTTTTGGGTCGGATTCTCTGATGTTTGATCTTATCAACGTCAACTATCCTATTCAGCAGACTATTGAGGGAATCTATTCAAGCCCTATCCCTGATTTTTACGCGGACTTCTTAGAAAAAAAATTGCAGAAATTCCCCAGCTACGCATAAGCTCACGAATCCGTTTCTGGTTCCTTACATATCCAGCAATCGCCGATGGTAATTAATCTGACCAAGGTGATAGGTCAGGTGCGTTGCCAGATGCACCAAAAAATAGCCGGTTGTTGTTTTCGCGTCAAAAACCAGCATCGGGTATTCTTCGTCAAGCTTCTCGTCTAAGAGCGTATCCAGCGCGTCATTAACGACTGTAATGGTTTCCTCAACTTTTTTTATAAGCTCTGCTTTAGGAATGTTTTTAAGCGAGAACTCCAGTTCGCGGTGGCGTATATAGCCCGTTTTGCCCAGTTCGGCTCCGATATACGTATTTAAATTGCCAACCAGATGCAAGCACAGATTACCGGCCGAATTAGCAATTCCCTGTTCGATATGCCAGATTACTTCCTCGGTCTGGTAGGCACTAATTTCCTGCTTTAATCGATTCAGGTCTCTGTTAAATAAGGTTTTCAGGATTTGTACAAGCATGAGATGTATGATACTCTGTTAGCGCTTCACGAACAAACGAATTAAATTTTCTGATTATCCTAGCCAAAATACTGCTGTTCAATTCGGCCGACGTAGCCCAGATAGGTTGCCGAGCTAAACCACGGTCGAATCTTTTTGCCAATATTGGGGTATAGATTCAATTGCTCTAGCTCTGCTATCGGCTTCCAGACTAATTCGAGCGCAGTTGTTTCATCCGGATTCAGCACTGGCTCTCCCTGAAGGTTTCGGGCCGCGAAAACAACATGCAGAACATCGTCATTTCGTTCTGATAATAGCATTTCGCCAGCCAGAATCATTTCGCCAACATCAACCGAAACGCCTAATTCCTCCCTAAGTTCGCGAATAATGGTTGCGGGCAAAATCTCACCCCGGTCAGGATTTCCTCCGGGCAATGCATACACATCCTGACCACCATAATTATAGCGCATCAGCAGCACTTCGGTTTGATTGGCGTTCTGACGCCAGATAAGAGCAGACGGGCGGACTTTCATGAAGGCAACTTATAAAAGAGCGGTCGTCTTTCCCAATTTGCTGTTGGAAAAGACGACCGCTGTAAAAACTTTTAAAAACCTTATAGGTCTTTGAGACCTATAAGGTTTGGAGGTTAATTCAG
This window harbors:
- the plsX gene encoding phosphate acyltransferase PlsX produces the protein MKIAVDAMGGDFAPEAIVEGVVMAAAELPENVAIVLIGKQSLVQELIQKYGAEAVTNIELVNADDVIEMSEHPTKALSQKPNSSIGVGFKLLKDGQVNAFCSAGNTGAMHVGALFSIKAIEGILRPCIAGFVPQITGGHAVMLDIGANADCKPEMLAQFGEIGSIYAQYTFGIERPRVALMNIGTEEQKGSLVAQAAHQLLKDSRKINFVGNIEGGDFFAGQADVIVTDGFTGNTMFKLGESFYTMATQRGISDDFLDKTNYESVGGSPILGVNGNVIIAHGISSPLAIKNMISLAIRQVESDAYTKIAQALS
- a CDS encoding beta-ketoacyl-ACP synthase III; amino-acid sequence: MSKAAITGVHGYVPDYVLTNAELERMVDTNDEWITSRTGIKERHILKGEGMGSSHMGAKAVAGLLEKTNTRPEDIDLLICATTTPDYVFPGTANLICDMVGIRNIGSFDIQAACSGFLYALTIGSQFIETGKYRKIVIVGADKMSAIIDYTDRATCVLFGDGAGAVLLEPNEDGFGVIDSIIKSDGVGQNHLYQKAGGSRYPPTHETVEKRWHYVYQDGPAVFKFAVKNMADVSAEIMERNHLAGSDVAWLVPHQANKRIIDATAHRMGIESDKVMMNIHKYGNTTAATIPLCLFDYESQLKKGDNLVLAAFGGGFTWGAAYVKWAY
- the efp gene encoding elongation factor P, which gives rise to MATTADIRNGLVLNFNNDLFQITEFQHVKPGKGAAFVRTKLKSLTTGRVIDNTFNSGVTIYPVRVERRKFQYLYKDEAGYNFMDQESFDQINIDEKLIDGADLMKEGQEVEILINAETEVPLSCELPPFVELEVTYAEPGIKGDTANSPKKRVEVESGAKIMVPLFIESGEKIKVDTRTRDYVERVK
- the accB gene encoding acetyl-CoA carboxylase biotin carboxyl carrier protein; the protein is MSTKDIQQLIDFISQSGLDEVNIETTDLKISVKRYGSGAPTVPASAPAAFAPVAPQPQTTAPSAVATPTVAAAPKAETSNYITIKSPMIGTFYRSSNPETPSFVEVGDSVTEGKVVCIIEAMKLFNEIESEVSGRIVKVLVENATPVEYDQPLFLVEPI
- the accC gene encoding acetyl-CoA carboxylase biotin carboxylase subunit, with the translated sequence MFKKILIANRGEIALRIIRTCREMGIKTVAVFSTADRDSLHVRFADEAVCIGPPVSKLSYLSIPSIISAAEVTGADAIHPGYGFLSENAEFSQICADYGIKFIGATAEQINGMGDKATAKATMRAAGVPVIPGSEGLLESIDQGKKLSAEMGYPVIVKATAGGGGRGMRIIRSESEFEKAWNDARTEAGAAFGNDGLYLEKFVEEPRHIEIQIVGDQFGKVCHLSERDCSIQRRHQKLVEETPSPIVSQELREQMGAAAIKGAQAIGYEGAGTVEFLVDKHGKFYFMEMNTRIQVEHPITEEVTDFDLIKEQIKVAAGVEISGRNYTPKLYAMECRINAEDPANGFRPSPGKITVLHMPGGHGVRVDSHVYTGYTIPPNYDSMIAKLIVSGQSREEVITRMKRALQEFVIEGIKTTIPFHIKLMDDPKFKSGQFTTAFLETFDFSTL
- a CDS encoding sodium/sugar symporter, with the translated sequence MNHLATADYIVFFIYLVVVVGYGYWVYHRRRRDEVNTNDFFLAEGSLTWWAIGASLIASNISAEHFIGMAGSGFAMGLAISSYEWIAAATLVIVAVYFIPIYLRNHIYTMPQFLAQRYSDTVSTILAIFWLVVYVLVNLTSILYLGAIAIESLAGISFTTCTFGLAIFAIFITLGGMKVIGYTDVIQVVVLIIGGLVVTYLALQLVAQETSGTQSVWTGLMALRQKADGHFHMFFAKGHPYYDVLPGMALVTGGMWINNLSYWGCNQYIVQRALGADLKTARSGILFAAFLKLMIPLIVVIPGIAAYVLYQSGPFRAAMTDASGVVKPDHAYPVLMNLLPVGMKGLAFAALTAAVVASLAGKCNSISTIFTLDIYKKFFDKNASEQKLVNVGRWAVVVAFVIAIALAPMLRSLDQVYQYIQEYTNFITPGVFAIFLLGFFWKRATNRAALTVAILTIPLSTLLKFWPEVTDMFGAPADSIPFLHRTTWVFCIDVALMVVVSLTDSIQVKGLIVDRKMFRVSPSFVVGSIGIFSILAVLYAVFW
- a CDS encoding serine hydrolase domain-containing protein; its protein translation is MVKLLMTTLLLASTSVYAQLRERLDSLMQATTQAAQPGTALLVVIGGKEVYRNGYGLANVETKSAITPTTNFRMASVSKQFTAMGILLLEKAKKLSLDDPIARFFPEFNGDVSRKVRIRNLLTHSSGILDYEMVMNPNQKQQLLDADVLTLLKDRDSLYFEPGSQFRYSNSAYCLLALIIERVSGQPYPSFIQQHIFQPLKMEQSVVYEAGKPIPNRAMGYARNKTGTFVFSDQSVTSATKGDGGVYTSLNDYQKWSDALRNNTLLDLPAVLARTGQAIRSTSGSYYGAGWFYRQPDNPILFHSGSTCGFNNFVVAIPEKQFLIVYFSNRANNKSNATALLQLMASAGPREVADMLALDDLTQ
- a CDS encoding inositol oxygenase family protein, coding for MISETAPLTSLDQWEDDLLSRYPEPEHKSKEDYRNYDSPERDTVREFYRLNHTYQTYDFVLEKEWEFLKFDKKELPVWGAMEFLNTLVDDSDPDTDLDQLQHLLQTAEAIRADGHPDWFVLTGFLHDMGKVLCLFGESQWAVVGDTFPVGCQHSDKIVYPEFFVNNPDSRDERYNTKYGVYEPNCGLRNVHMSWGHDEYLYQIMKDYMPEPALYMMRYHSFYSQHREEAYNHLMDEHDHEMFKWVRKFNPYDLYSKSPKPPVVSELKPYYEDLIAKYLPASLRL